A genome region from Crossiella equi includes the following:
- a CDS encoding vWA domain-containing protein translates to MIDYTPVVRRIFAAVAPGHGLLITPHPQPSTGYDGHSLHVRFPVTDGLAARFAPGVWARLPVQLRYQMISYFAGHEAMHAHEIVRGYPLREQGTPHALVANVLADIRVDFSSIIQQLAYWSLNRDIAYRILFQPLAPPADLEPEGQPQQDAERLLCWGLALLRSGSLHDSDSNTVDQPTHPSYQRIWPELVSVLTRARGGHWAEEENLATEVLDLLWRSTSTEPEEETGNGETDANGKESEDTSDLQDGQDGQRTAFEQQLLDALHEHPMLAPCAQHVASPLPEHIEAIPAIVADIAHSDMGAEVRQAWEEEKPHHDPLAVALVGATLDTICAYAHQAPALGTQLATVLTPLLHGLAESRRPQPHGPVLDLDHQSARIYLHAHHPSEANPRLWLNPRHRQHRANHLSLAVLVDASGSMTMATNTTAATAHLAASALLYAVHDLNDHANIAMACFDHRLHVVRTMQEPLDPITSQRKLALAQTAGMYTELAPGVAWALDELEHTEGASDHRRLLIILTDDSLEPQDRTAVARHLATAPGDIITIGVGIGVPDPSGLQQLSTTPLILEASSVQEMPQRLNQLIEQHL, encoded by the coding sequence ATGATCGACTACACACCGGTGGTGCGGCGGATCTTCGCCGCCGTGGCCCCCGGCCACGGCCTGCTCATCACCCCACACCCCCAACCCAGCACAGGCTATGACGGGCACAGCCTGCATGTGCGGTTCCCGGTCACCGACGGCCTGGCCGCCCGCTTCGCCCCCGGAGTGTGGGCGAGACTGCCCGTGCAGCTGCGCTACCAGATGATCTCCTACTTCGCCGGTCACGAGGCGATGCACGCCCACGAGATCGTCCGCGGCTACCCGCTCCGCGAGCAGGGAACCCCGCACGCGCTGGTGGCCAACGTCCTGGCTGACATCCGCGTGGATTTCTCCTCGATCATCCAGCAGTTGGCCTACTGGTCCCTCAACCGAGACATCGCCTACCGCATCCTGTTCCAACCTCTGGCCCCACCGGCCGACCTCGAACCCGAAGGTCAACCCCAACAGGACGCGGAGCGGCTGCTGTGCTGGGGCCTGGCGCTGCTGCGCAGCGGCAGCCTGCACGACAGCGACAGCAACACCGTCGACCAACCCACGCACCCCTCCTACCAGAGGATCTGGCCCGAGCTCGTCTCGGTGCTCACCCGGGCGAGAGGAGGTCACTGGGCCGAGGAGGAGAACCTGGCCACCGAGGTCCTGGACCTGCTGTGGCGCTCAACCTCAACCGAACCCGAGGAGGAGACAGGCAACGGAGAAACCGATGCGAACGGCAAGGAGAGCGAGGACACCAGCGATCTCCAGGACGGCCAAGACGGCCAGCGTACCGCCTTCGAGCAGCAGCTGCTCGACGCGCTGCACGAGCACCCGATGCTCGCGCCGTGCGCGCAACACGTGGCCAGCCCGCTCCCCGAGCACATCGAAGCAATCCCCGCGATCGTGGCCGACATCGCACACTCCGACATGGGCGCTGAAGTCCGTCAAGCCTGGGAGGAGGAGAAACCCCACCATGACCCACTGGCGGTCGCCCTCGTAGGAGCCACTCTGGACACCATCTGCGCCTACGCCCACCAGGCCCCCGCCCTCGGCACGCAACTGGCCACCGTGCTCACCCCACTGCTCCACGGCTTGGCCGAGAGCCGACGGCCCCAACCCCACGGGCCCGTCCTCGACCTGGACCACCAGAGCGCACGGATCTACCTCCATGCCCACCACCCGAGCGAGGCCAACCCCCGCCTGTGGCTCAACCCGCGCCACCGTCAACACCGCGCTAACCACCTGTCCTTGGCCGTGCTCGTCGACGCCTCCGGCTCGATGACCATGGCCACGAACACAACCGCCGCCACAGCCCACCTGGCCGCGAGCGCGTTGCTTTATGCCGTACACGACCTCAACGACCACGCCAACATCGCCATGGCCTGCTTCGACCACCGACTACACGTGGTGCGCACGATGCAGGAACCACTCGATCCCATCACCTCCCAGAGGAAGCTGGCCCTCGCCCAAACCGCAGGAATGTACACAGAACTAGCGCCCGGCGTGGCCTGGGCGCTCGACGAACTGGAACATACAGAAGGAGCATCAGACCACCGCAGGCTGTTGATCATCCTGACCGACGACAGCCTCGAACCCCAAGACCGCACCGCCGTCGCACGGCACCTAGCCACAGCACCTGGCGACATCATCACCATCGGCGTCGGCATCGGAGTCCCCGACCCCAGCGGGCTCCAACAGCTGTCCACGACACCCCTGATCCTGGAGGCCTCTTCGGTGCAGGAAATGCCCCAACGGCTGAACCAGCTCATCGAACAGCACCTCTAA
- a CDS encoding TIGR02611 family protein, which produces MATRWGFAERIRTSPPLRLAFRIAVGVVGGAVLLLGFVLIPYPGPGWLVVFAGLAILATEFSWAATALVFAKAKYDAWTRWLRRQHWAVRWSVIGATGLFVVLTCWLLNVFGMLAGWFDLDIPWLRTPFLR; this is translated from the coding sequence TTGGCCACACGCTGGGGCTTCGCCGAACGAATCCGCACCAGCCCGCCGCTGCGCCTGGCCTTCCGCATCGCGGTGGGCGTCGTCGGCGGCGCGGTCCTGCTGCTGGGCTTCGTCCTGATCCCCTACCCGGGCCCAGGCTGGCTGGTCGTCTTCGCGGGCCTGGCCATCCTGGCCACCGAATTCTCCTGGGCTGCAACGGCTCTGGTCTTCGCCAAGGCCAAGTACGACGCCTGGACCCGCTGGCTGCGCCGCCAGCACTGGGCGGTCCGCTGGTCTGTGATCGGTGCCACAGGCCTCTTCGTGGTGCTCACCTGCTGGCTGCTCAACGTCTTCGGCATGCTCGCCGGGTGGTTTGACCTGGACATTCCGTGGTTGCGGACCCCGTTTTTGCGCTAG
- a CDS encoding helix-turn-helix domain-containing protein yields MAELPVTRKWHTVSEVAQMLGFGLSKTKSLVATGEIKSIKDGRHRRILPRWVDEYVERRASEDS; encoded by the coding sequence GTGGCCGAGTTGCCCGTGACCCGCAAGTGGCACACCGTGTCCGAGGTCGCTCAGATGCTCGGGTTCGGTCTGTCCAAGACGAAGAGCCTCGTCGCCACGGGAGAGATCAAGTCCATCAAGGACGGTCGCCACCGTCGGATTCTTCCGCGCTGGGTTGATGAATACGTGGAACGTCGAGCGAGCGAGGATTCCTGA
- a CDS encoding anti-sigma factor, which translates to MSTDFRGQDCPSEDLATGWALHVLEPAEEAEFAAHLPTCARCQEVVQATEEVGALLGGALPPEEPPPHLRANLFARIDQLEQPGTRSEGHSGGIAEVLPRVAERQAVVEISKRRRRFQPLLAVAAAVLAVAVIGTLGVRTYQLDAEREAGLRREQVLAQAVRIVADPNTRRVVLGAKDGGHPVATVVAADTRAVVVPTDLAPNDTTARTYVLWGLDSGGAPRPLGVFDVNGPDAAPGAVSWPDNAPRFTGYAVSLENGRVAPAAPSTVVGLGNLESS; encoded by the coding sequence GTGAGCACGGATTTTCGGGGCCAGGACTGCCCCAGTGAGGACCTCGCGACCGGGTGGGCGCTGCACGTGCTCGAGCCCGCCGAGGAGGCCGAGTTCGCCGCCCACCTGCCGACCTGCGCGCGCTGCCAGGAGGTTGTGCAGGCCACCGAGGAGGTCGGCGCGCTGCTCGGCGGGGCTCTGCCGCCGGAGGAACCGCCCCCGCACCTTCGGGCGAACTTGTTCGCCCGAATCGACCAACTGGAGCAGCCCGGGACCCGCTCGGAGGGCCATTCCGGGGGTATCGCCGAAGTGCTGCCACGCGTCGCCGAACGGCAGGCGGTTGTCGAGATTTCGAAGCGCCGCAGGCGGTTCCAGCCCCTTCTGGCGGTGGCGGCCGCGGTGCTCGCGGTGGCGGTGATCGGCACCCTGGGCGTCCGGACCTACCAGTTGGACGCCGAGCGCGAGGCCGGGCTGCGCCGCGAACAGGTGCTGGCGCAGGCGGTGCGCATCGTCGCCGACCCGAACACCCGGCGCGTGGTGCTGGGTGCCAAGGACGGCGGCCACCCCGTGGCGACAGTCGTGGCGGCCGACACCCGGGCGGTGGTGGTGCCGACGGACCTGGCACCCAACGACACGACGGCCCGGACCTACGTGCTGTGGGGCCTGGACAGCGGGGGCGCGCCACGCCCGCTGGGCGTGTTCGACGTGAACGGCCCGGACGCCGCACCGGGCGCCGTAAGCTGGCCGGACAACGCGCCGCGCTTCACCGGCTACGCGGTGTCACTGGAGAACGGGCGCGTGGCACCCGCCGCACCGTCCACCGTCGTGGGCCTGGGAAACCTGGAGTCGAGCTGA
- a CDS encoding transposase, with protein sequence MAAPKKYPDELRARAVRLYRESDPKPVIRRLAEQLGVHHEALRNWIRQDEADRGERADRPTTSESEELRRLRRENAELKRANEILKAASAFFASELDPTRRRS encoded by the coding sequence GTGGCAGCACCGAAGAAGTACCCCGACGAGCTGAGGGCTCGTGCAGTCCGGCTGTATCGAGAGTCTGATCCCAAGCCGGTGATCCGCCGTCTGGCCGAGCAGCTCGGGGTGCATCACGAAGCGTTGCGTAACTGGATCCGGCAGGACGAGGCCGACCGGGGCGAGCGCGCCGACCGGCCCACGACCAGCGAGTCGGAGGAGTTGCGCCGGTTGCGGCGGGAGAACGCGGAACTCAAGCGGGCCAACGAGATCCTCAAGGCCGCGAGCGCTTTTTTCGCCTCGGAACTCGACCCGACCCGGCGACGGTCGTGA
- a CDS encoding N-terminal phage integrase SAM-like domain-containing protein — translation MGFIRRRQLKDGRIRYTGYYHDALGRERSAGTFDDPDEAERAWQDAQAKAVEARGRGVLLGQQRFARYVLQTWLPNHQIEANTREGYTGTIEKYLVPWFGKMQVNAVLPDDVREFCAALLGRALRRTLSASARTCWERFSPPLTRTGSPNCTPAPGCVHPPHRASLCR, via the coding sequence ATGGGGTTCATACGGAGAAGGCAGCTCAAGGATGGGAGGATCCGCTACACGGGCTACTACCACGACGCCCTCGGTCGCGAGCGCTCCGCAGGCACCTTCGACGACCCTGACGAGGCGGAGCGCGCGTGGCAGGACGCCCAAGCCAAGGCCGTTGAAGCTCGCGGTCGCGGTGTCCTGCTGGGACAGCAGCGCTTCGCGCGTTACGTGCTGCAGACCTGGTTGCCGAACCACCAGATCGAGGCCAACACCCGCGAGGGCTATACGGGCACGATCGAGAAGTACCTGGTCCCCTGGTTCGGCAAGATGCAGGTGAACGCGGTTCTGCCCGATGATGTGCGGGAGTTCTGCGCCGCGCTGCTGGGAAGGGCGTTAAGGCGGACGTTGTCCGCAAGTGCAAGAACGTGTTGGGAGCGATTTTCACCACCGCTCACTCGGACCGGCTCACCAAACTGCACCCCTGCACCGGGGTGCGTGCACCCGCCGCACCGAGCCAGCCTTTGCAGGTAA
- a CDS encoding IS3 family transposase produces MKLVAQLRGRFGVEPILRVLGIASSTYYGWVQRQTDPSPRQRQDEELVAEIVDIHTTSGGTYGSPRVHATLRRRGIRVSRKRVERLMRGHELQGAFLRTKWRTPSTRRDPRAMPAPDLVNRCFTAPAPDRLWVADATRIPTGEGVFWLAAVRDAFSNRIVGWKTSDRCDTSLVLGALEYGIWSREVRDGQLIHHSDRGSTYTSIRFAQRLADNGILPSMGSVGDSYDNALMENFFSTLKIELVYRNSWRTRDEAENAIFSYIDAWYNTQRIQKELGWLSPDEYEAAWHADQLEPSIIPASPTGVR; encoded by the coding sequence GTGAAGCTCGTTGCGCAGCTTCGCGGCCGCTTCGGGGTCGAGCCCATCCTCCGGGTCCTCGGTATCGCCTCCTCCACCTACTACGGCTGGGTCCAGCGCCAGACAGACCCGTCGCCGCGCCAGCGCCAGGACGAGGAGCTGGTGGCCGAGATCGTGGACATCCACACGACCTCCGGTGGCACCTACGGCAGCCCGCGGGTGCACGCCACCCTGCGCCGCCGCGGGATCCGGGTGTCACGCAAGCGGGTCGAGCGGCTGATGCGCGGCCACGAGCTGCAGGGCGCGTTCCTGCGCACGAAGTGGCGAACACCCTCGACCCGCCGCGATCCACGAGCCATGCCGGCGCCGGATCTGGTCAACCGGTGCTTCACCGCCCCGGCCCCGGACCGGCTGTGGGTGGCCGACGCCACCCGTATCCCCACCGGCGAGGGCGTGTTCTGGCTGGCTGCGGTCCGCGACGCGTTCTCCAACCGGATCGTGGGCTGGAAGACCAGCGACCGCTGCGACACCAGCCTCGTACTCGGCGCGCTGGAATACGGCATCTGGTCCCGCGAGGTCCGTGACGGGCAGCTGATCCATCACAGCGACCGCGGCTCGACCTACACCTCGATCCGCTTCGCGCAACGTCTGGCGGACAACGGAATCCTGCCGTCGATGGGCTCGGTCGGTGACTCTTACGATAACGCGCTGATGGAGAACTTCTTCTCCACACTGAAGATCGAACTCGTGTACCGGAACTCGTGGCGCACCCGCGACGAGGCCGAGAACGCGATCTTCAGCTACATCGACGCCTGGTACAACACCCAGCGCATCCAGAAAGAGCTCGGCTGGCTCAGCCCCGATGAGTACGAGGCCGCCTGGCACGCCGACCAACTCGAGCCATCTATCATCCCTGCGTCCCCAACCGGAGTCAGGTAA
- a CDS encoding NF041680 family putative transposase yields the protein MISVHHTSTTDASGELSRFRHEFYHCLTTRADALFELADAALCTDGPVTSLVELSLTTEHRRGHGSLYDSLNSGRIDTDRFRDVITSQAIPRRDGRIVLAIDVSHWLRPDAGTSPQRMFCHTYGRGKGQAQMIPGWPYSFIAALEPGRSSWTALLDAVRVGPGDDRTDLAANQLRDVVQRLIDTGHWHSGDPEIWIVGDSGYDGVRLAFLLADLPIAILVRLRSDRVLRFPAPARAPGTRGRPVRHGARFEFTSPAGWPAPAQSTTTGTTRYGTAHAQSWDRLHTKLTRTGAWAGHEEPLPIVEGTLIRLEVQRLPGTATPKPLWLWHSSTTRDIVTASRVDQLWQMFLRRFDLEHTFRFLKQTLGWTRPRIRDPHAADRWTWLMIAACTQLRLGRVLVEDQPRPWERAPSTPARLSPVRVRRGFRALRPLIASHTNPPKSSREVPPVARRLSRHGPIGPEGSRPWQHRRSTPTS from the coding sequence GTGATCAGTGTGCACCACACCAGCACGACCGATGCATCGGGGGAGCTGTCCAGGTTCCGCCACGAGTTCTACCACTGCCTGACCACACGAGCGGACGCGTTGTTCGAACTGGCCGACGCGGCACTGTGCACGGACGGGCCGGTCACCTCCCTGGTCGAGTTGTCCCTGACCACCGAACACCGACGCGGCCACGGATCCCTCTACGACAGCCTGAACTCCGGCCGCATCGACACCGACCGTTTCCGCGATGTCATCACCAGCCAGGCCATCCCCCGCCGCGACGGGCGCATCGTGCTGGCAATCGATGTCAGCCACTGGCTGCGCCCCGACGCCGGCACCAGCCCACAGCGGATGTTCTGCCACACCTACGGCCGCGGCAAGGGCCAAGCCCAGATGATCCCCGGCTGGCCCTACTCCTTCATCGCCGCACTGGAACCCGGCCGCAGCTCCTGGACCGCGCTGCTGGACGCCGTGCGAGTCGGCCCCGGCGATGACCGCACCGACCTGGCCGCCAACCAGCTCCGCGACGTGGTGCAACGGCTTATCGACACCGGACACTGGCACAGCGGTGACCCGGAGATCTGGATCGTCGGTGACAGCGGCTACGACGGCGTCCGCCTGGCGTTCCTGCTGGCCGATCTCCCCATCGCGATCCTGGTCCGGCTCCGCTCGGACCGGGTCCTGCGCTTCCCCGCCCCGGCCAGGGCACCCGGCACTCGCGGACGCCCCGTGCGTCACGGAGCCCGCTTTGAGTTCACCAGCCCGGCCGGCTGGCCGGCCCCGGCACAGTCCACGACCACCGGCACCACCCGCTACGGCACGGCACACGCCCAGTCCTGGGACCGGCTGCACACCAAACTCACCCGGACCGGTGCCTGGGCCGGGCACGAAGAGCCGCTACCGATCGTGGAGGGCACCCTGATCCGGCTGGAGGTCCAGCGCCTGCCGGGCACCGCCACCCCAAAACCGTTGTGGCTGTGGCACTCCAGCACCACACGGGACATCGTCACCGCGAGCCGCGTGGATCAGTTGTGGCAGATGTTCCTGCGCCGGTTCGATCTGGAACACACCTTCCGGTTCCTCAAACAGACCCTGGGCTGGACCAGGCCCCGGATCCGCGACCCGCACGCGGCGGATCGCTGGACCTGGCTGATGATCGCGGCCTGCACCCAGCTTCGGCTGGGCCGTGTGCTCGTGGAGGACCAGCCTCGTCCCTGGGAACGCGCACCATCCACACCCGCTCGGTTGTCCCCGGTCCGGGTCCGTCGAGGATTTCGTGCGCTCCGACCGCTGATCGCCTCGCACACGAACCCACCGAAATCCTCCCGTGAGGTTCCCCCGGTAGCTCGGAGACTTTCCAGGCATGGTCCGATAGGGCCTGAAGGGAGTCGTCCGTGGCAGCACCGAAGAAGTACCCCGACGAGCTGA
- a CDS encoding SsgA family sporulation/cell division regulator, giving the protein MRNDHVTLRSTAVFDLLAPRTPAVPVQVELRYDTRDPYAVVAAFRTGRAGWVEWVFSRDLLADGLIADAGDGDVRIRPAVDDPEVVVIELSSPSGHAMFEASAQELADFLDRTYDLAAPGNENLWVNMDEALSQLLSNDLT; this is encoded by the coding sequence ATGCGCAACGACCATGTGACTCTCCGCTCCACGGCGGTCTTCGACCTCCTGGCCCCGCGGACCCCGGCGGTCCCGGTCCAGGTCGAGCTCCGCTACGACACCCGGGATCCCTACGCGGTCGTCGCCGCGTTCCGCACCGGGCGGGCCGGCTGGGTCGAGTGGGTCTTCTCCCGCGACCTCCTGGCCGACGGCCTCATCGCAGACGCCGGTGACGGCGACGTCCGGATCCGCCCGGCCGTCGATGACCCCGAGGTCGTCGTGATCGAGCTGAGCTCCCCGTCGGGCCACGCCATGTTCGAGGCCTCCGCGCAGGAGCTGGCCGACTTCCTGGACCGCACCTACGATCTCGCCGCCCCGGGCAACGAGAACCTGTGGGTGAACATGGACGAGGCCCTCTCCCAGCTGCTCTCCAACGACCTGACCTGA
- a CDS encoding site-specific integrase has product MARRAREDGEGSIFPYRNGFAAYVWVETQTGEKKRKYVYGKSREEVHDKWIKLHAEAAKGPVSTTATERIGQHLWKWHENVVTLNSAPLTAKTYETFLRLYIIPGLGAESFARLTVAKAQAWMNKLARTCQCCAQGKDAARKPDKQKCCAVGKCCGGYLSRRSLFDIRACARAGINYAIVEDKCQRNPVTLIKIPKVEGRMRVKKTRRWSTADLLAFLVSAKEDDDPMYAAYVLVLVNALRKGEALGLPLDSVDLARKELDICYQLQRVDGKLLHRETKTPASDDTMPLVDLAERALRGRLRQRELDRQAADVAWQECGLVFTTRLGTPIEPRNFYRSWVRRCEKAGVPVISVHGARRLCASLLAELGVHPRVAMRILRHANLKTTMEIYTDVSEEQTREALEKLSDLLGA; this is encoded by the coding sequence ATGGCAAGACGAGCGCGGGAGGATGGGGAAGGCTCGATCTTCCCCTACCGCAATGGATTTGCCGCCTACGTCTGGGTCGAGACTCAGACCGGCGAGAAGAAGCGGAAGTACGTCTACGGGAAGTCCCGGGAGGAGGTCCACGACAAGTGGATCAAGTTGCACGCGGAGGCGGCGAAGGGACCGGTGAGCACTACCGCGACCGAGCGCATCGGCCAGCACCTGTGGAAGTGGCACGAGAATGTGGTGACGCTGAACTCGGCGCCGTTGACGGCGAAGACCTACGAGACCTTCCTCCGCCTCTACATCATTCCCGGACTGGGTGCTGAGTCCTTCGCCCGGCTGACGGTGGCGAAGGCGCAGGCGTGGATGAACAAGCTCGCCCGCACCTGCCAGTGTTGCGCGCAAGGCAAGGACGCGGCCCGGAAGCCGGACAAGCAGAAGTGCTGCGCTGTGGGGAAGTGCTGCGGTGGCTACTTGAGCAGGCGGTCGCTGTTCGACATCCGGGCGTGCGCGCGGGCGGGCATCAACTACGCCATCGTGGAGGACAAGTGTCAGCGCAATCCGGTGACGCTGATCAAGATTCCGAAGGTCGAGGGCCGGATGCGGGTGAAGAAGACCCGGCGGTGGTCCACGGCCGACCTCCTGGCTTTCCTGGTCTCGGCCAAGGAGGACGACGACCCGATGTATGCCGCCTATGTGCTGGTGCTGGTCAACGCCCTGCGTAAGGGGGAGGCCTTGGGCCTGCCGCTGGATTCGGTGGATCTCGCGCGGAAAGAACTGGACATTTGTTATCAGCTACAGCGTGTCGACGGAAAGCTGTTGCACCGGGAGACCAAGACGCCGGCCTCAGACGACACGATGCCGTTGGTGGATCTGGCCGAGAGGGCGCTGCGGGGTCGGCTGCGGCAACGGGAGTTGGACCGCCAGGCCGCGGACGTGGCGTGGCAGGAGTGCGGGCTGGTGTTCACCACGAGGCTGGGGACGCCGATCGAGCCGCGCAACTTCTACCGCTCATGGGTCCGGCGGTGCGAGAAGGCCGGTGTGCCGGTGATCTCCGTGCACGGAGCGCGACGACTGTGCGCCTCGCTGCTGGCCGAGCTCGGGGTGCATCCGCGGGTGGCGATGCGCATCCTGCGGCATGCGAACCTGAAGACCACGATGGAGATCTACACCGATGTTTCCGAGGAGCAGACCCGGGAGGCGTTGGAGAAGCTGAGCGACCTGCTGGGCGCTTGA
- a CDS encoding RNA polymerase sigma factor: MNRDRRPAGGVTDGELVTQVEQGDRAAFSTLYDRYCRQAYALAKRVCVDAELAEDVVQEAFLTLWRDPGRYVAQRGGFGTWLLTIVHHRAVDAVRRENTQRKRTAAQAEQSLVTQSDAPGADVEAITEVLGQDVRQALRELTGEQREVIVLAYYGGYTQCEVAARTGLPLGTVKSRMFAAVRRLRGLLAGGYEDAGEQR; the protein is encoded by the coding sequence GTGAACCGGGACCGGCGGCCCGCCGGAGGAGTGACCGACGGCGAACTTGTCACCCAGGTGGAGCAAGGTGACCGCGCTGCGTTTTCAACCCTGTACGACCGGTACTGCCGTCAGGCGTACGCGTTGGCCAAACGTGTGTGCGTGGACGCCGAGCTCGCGGAAGACGTGGTGCAGGAGGCGTTCCTCACACTGTGGCGTGACCCCGGTCGCTACGTTGCGCAACGGGGCGGCTTCGGCACCTGGCTGCTGACGATCGTGCACCACCGGGCCGTCGACGCCGTCCGCAGGGAGAACACTCAGCGGAAACGGACCGCCGCACAGGCGGAGCAGAGCCTGGTCACGCAGAGCGACGCCCCGGGTGCCGACGTCGAGGCCATCACCGAGGTGCTGGGCCAGGACGTGCGGCAGGCGCTGCGCGAGCTGACCGGTGAACAGCGGGAAGTGATCGTGCTGGCCTACTACGGCGGCTACACGCAGTGCGAGGTCGCCGCCCGGACGGGACTGCCCCTGGGCACGGTGAAGTCGCGCATGTTCGCGGCGGTGCGGCGCCTGCGGGGGTTGCTGGCGGGCGGGTACGAGGACGCGGGAGAACAGCGGTGA
- a CDS encoding tyrosine-type recombinase/integrase, whose protein sequence is MIELVVESELRWGEVSELRVRDLSVMVRQLTVARTVVEVSKRFRVDGQRFLVKEYPKSGHYRYVRLREAITVSLAEHITRLDLSSEDLLFGITPTSELAVSGPRQEIPEGLGMTDPNPVGCCYRHGTTTGYSLGGCRCEYCRLAMSNYRAARRAAGEDRPPVGRRIDTDGHIPRRWFVDRVWRPALTAAALGRDVSFHDLRHAHASWTLAGGATVQDVRERLGHRSLRATERYLHSLPDGEDNALGALARVRDGGKRATRVVTAACACDPGESNRGAGRPFQV, encoded by the coding sequence ATGATCGAACTGGTCGTCGAATCCGAGCTCCGGTGGGGCGAGGTCAGTGAGCTCAGAGTCCGCGACCTCAGCGTGATGGTGAGGCAGCTGACCGTTGCTCGCACCGTTGTCGAGGTGAGCAAGAGGTTCCGGGTCGATGGGCAGCGATTCCTGGTCAAGGAGTACCCCAAGAGCGGGCACTACCGCTATGTGCGGCTACGAGAAGCGATCACGGTCAGTCTCGCTGAACACATCACGCGGCTGGACCTCTCGAGCGAGGACTTGCTGTTCGGGATCACTCCGACCAGCGAGCTGGCCGTCAGCGGGCCGCGGCAGGAGATTCCGGAGGGGTTGGGGATGACGGACCCGAATCCCGTGGGGTGCTGTTATCGGCATGGAACCACGACCGGCTACTCTCTGGGTGGGTGCCGGTGTGAGTATTGCCGTCTGGCCATGAGCAACTATCGGGCGGCGCGGCGTGCTGCGGGTGAGGATCGGCCGCCGGTCGGGCGGCGCATTGATACCGATGGCCACATTCCTCGCCGGTGGTTTGTGGACAGGGTGTGGCGTCCTGCTTTGACGGCGGCGGCTTTGGGGAGGGACGTGAGCTTTCACGATCTTCGTCATGCTCATGCCAGTTGGACTCTGGCTGGTGGTGCCACGGTGCAGGATGTTCGTGAGCGGCTCGGGCACCGAAGTTTGCGGGCCACTGAGCGGTACCTGCATTCCCTGCCGGATGGCGAGGACAACGCCCTTGGTGCCCTGGCTCGGGTCCGGGACGGCGGGAAGCGGGCGACGAGAGTGGTCACCGCGGCTTGCGCTTGTGATCCGGGGGAGTCAAATCGTGGCGCTGGCCGGCCCTTCCAGGTGTAG